In the genome of Betaproteobacteria bacterium, one region contains:
- a CDS encoding 30S ribosomal protein S19 yields the protein MARSVKKGPFADQHLVTKAEKARATNDKRPIKTWSRRSTVLPDFVGLTIAVHNGKQHMPVYVTENMVGHKLGEFALTRMFKGHPADKKSSGPAKKDK from the coding sequence AAAGAAAGGTCCCTTCGCGGACCAGCACTTGGTAACAAAGGCCGAGAAGGCCAGAGCCACGAACGACAAGCGCCCCATCAAGACATGGTCGCGCCGTTCAACGGTTCTGCCCGATTTCGTTGGACTGACCATCGCCGTGCACAACGGCAAACAACACATGCCCGTCTATGTGACCGAGAACATGGTTGGGCACAAATTAGGCGAATTCGCGCTGACCCGTATGTTCAAGGGGCATCCCGCCGACAAGAAGTCCTCGGGGCCTGCGAAGAAGGATAAATGA
- a CDS encoding 50S ribosomal protein L22, with the protein MDTKASVRGIRLSAQKGRLVADQIRGLRVDRALNVLNFSVHKGAVIIKKLLESAIANAEHNDGADIDELKVKTVHVERGTSLRRFRPGPKGRGMKITKPTCHIYVTVVGD; encoded by the coding sequence ATGGATACAAAAGCTTCCGTGCGCGGTATCAGGCTTTCCGCTCAGAAAGGGCGCTTGGTCGCGGACCAGATTCGTGGCTTGCGGGTGGACCGCGCGCTCAATGTGTTGAATTTCAGCGTGCATAAGGGCGCCGTGATCATCAAGAAATTGCTCGAGTCGGCCATCGCCAACGCGGAGCATAACGACGGTGCCGACATCGACGAGCTCAAGGTGAAGACGGTGCATGTCGAGCGCGGCACGTCGCTCAGGCGTTTCCGCCCAGGACCCAAGGGGCGAGGCATGAAGATCACCAAGCCCACTTGCCACATCTACGTTACCGTCGTCGGGGATTAA